TCGGGATATAATGCGGATCCATCGGGAATCTCCTTATTCTGCGATTCGCTCGCTCTGCAACGCCGTCGCGATCCGTCGCAGAGCGCCGCTTCCTGATTTCTCCTGAATCTGTCCGATCAAAAACTCAAAAGAAGCATCCCCATCGATGTGGTAATACGTCCCTACCTCCGCGTTTTCGATCAGGCCCTCTCCCCCGGAATCCTCCGAGACCCGAATGGATGGAACATAAACAAGGGCGGGAACCTGGTGGATGTTGTAGCGCCGGAACAGATTCGGATCGATCTCAAGGCGCACTGAAAACCGCTCGCACGCCGTTTTATGTGCGAGGCAGTCCGGATTTTTTAGCAGAATGCCCATGGCGAATTCCTGCAGCGGCTTGCTTCGCTTCATTCCTCCGACATAACCTCGCAACACCATCACGATATTCGGGTCATGCAGCCGAGCCAGCGCCGCGGCGTAGGTGCGAAGGGTTTCTTGCGGCAGACTCGATGAGATAAAAAGATAGATCCGCTCGGAGGAAGGGAGGATTCCGGCCGGGGGGCGCGCCGGGATCTCCCGGTTGAGGCTGTCGGAGGCGTCGGGGTGGAATCTCCGGCCGATCGCCTCCTGACCTCTTTTGATTCGGTCCTGCGTCTCGTCGGAGCGGAAGGAATCGACACTCCTCCCGGCGCGCTCCTCCATCTCCCGCGTCGTGAGATTCTCCGGCACGGTCAGGCGATTCGCGCCGATCTTCGCCTCGTTCATAGATTGCCTCAGTGATTCCGGATCGCTCGATCCGACATATTGCGCTCTCCAGAACTTTCCATTCACATAGATCCGGATCACCGCGACGGATGGATCGAGTCGCGCGGTCAATTTTCCCGCCGCCAGGTCGCATTCGAAAGAGGCCGACCGAAGATAAATCGACTCTCCTTCGATCGCTTCGATTTGGTCGCATCCGCTCTGCGGCTCGAATTCGATCGCGCGAGCCTCCCCCCCCGCCTCGGATCGCCAGCCGAAGATGAACACCGCCAGAAGCAGAAGAGAGAGGATCATGATCAGAAGACCGCGGCGGCTGAGGATCGAATGAGGGGTGCCTCGGCCCGCTTGCTCGAATATTCTAGAGCGCACAGCATTTTCTCCGATTGAAAATGACCCAAAGAAAATTGTCGTTCACGTTTCCTCCCGCCCGAAAGGGCGGGTTTTTCATGCTCCCCCAGATCAGGCTGCTTCGTCCGATCGGCTGGCAGGTGGAATCGCGCACCGGCTTCGCCATCTGAATCCGGTAATTGTGCTTCACCCAGATCGGTGTGGGGACACAGGCGCACAGATTGATTCCGGCATCACAAACCAGCAATTCCCGAGACAGTTTATAGATCATCCTGGCGGCGATCGCCGCGTTGGCCTGAATATAGGCATCCTCATTGACGTGTCCCGTGAGCGGATAGGCGGAACCCCACGACCCCATGCACCAGAACAGCGCGGAGAGAGGCAGCCCGCTGTTGGCCGCGACACTGTCCGCGATGCAAGAGAGCTGCGAGACGGGGTTGGCGAAGAGCAGCGCCTCCGGATTGATCATGAAGGCGAGCATGTCGTTGTTCCAAAGGGGGTCGATTTCCGTGATGTAGGCCAGATCGAATCCGGAGTGCTCCACACAGACGTAGTCGACGAGCAGCTCCAGGATGGCCCAGACCGGAAAGATATAGTAATGCGCCTGGGCGAAAGTGCTCACGCCGGCATGCTGCTGACTTCCGACCCGGCTGTTGGCCCCTCCGAAGAAGCCGTTCGAGGGATTCGCGAAGGAGGCCCCCAGCGCCGGAAAGTAGTAGGGATCCTTCACCGTTTCCACCAAGCGGCGGGGCTCCCAAAAGCTGATCGGGATTCCGGGCCGAAAGAAGACCGGCGGCGGGGCCGGACAGATGCAGGGGACGAATTCGGCGTCGGGTGGATCGGGCATATCGCCGGGGATGGCGGTAATCCCGCCGATCTTGATCGGAAAGATGCAATTCCAGCAGACCTCTTTGACCGGATTCATCGGTGTTCCGCTCGGAGCGGCCATGGCCGTATGCCCGGCGAGACACAGAGCCAGGGCGGCGGCAAAGAGGAGGATGTGATACCGCCGCGTTTTCATGAGATCGACGCTCCGGAAGCCGAAGCGCCTATCGTGGCTGTTTTTTTCCAGGCGGCTCAATTTCATGCACCTCGATCATTGATCCTTTTTGAATCGCCACGGCCGGAACAGCGGTCAGATTCATGCGCGAGAGGAGGCTGCCGTTCGCGTAGAAGACGGGCCGTTTAAATTTCTCCATCAGCTCGAAGTAATTCCCATCGGTGAGCAGCAGCATCGCGCGGGGCTCCTTCGCGTAAGAAGAAGCGCCATACCAATTGACCTGGTCCGGATCCGATCCGTCGATGAAAACCAAGATATTGGGAAGGGATACATATTGAAGCGGGTTGAACGTGAACCCGCTTGGATAAAGGACCCCTCCCCTCCCGTCCGGAATCTCCTGTGTCAGGGTATAGGTCATATCGACCGGATAGCTGCGAGCGACTCGGGCGCGCGGCACGGAGATCAGACCGCTCGGCCGATACGACTGAATCATTTTCTCCATCTTTTTCTTCTCAAGGAGCTTCTCCCAGTTCACCCGCTTCGCGGCTTCTTCGATTTCAATCAGCGCGTCCGGCTCCGCGATCGGATAGGTGGCGCCGACCGTGCCGAGGCGGACTCCCCTCCCGGAGGGTTTGATTTCCGGCGCCGCGAAGGTGTCGGAAACCGCGCCCGCGGATAGGAAGATCATTACGATGACCCTAAGGCTGCAGGTTGCGATAAAACGCATCGATTTTGTTTCCTATCTCTTGTTGGACCGCGATGTCGCCGCGGGGAACCACCCCATCCAAAGGAAGCGCGACCTGACTGAAATCGATGTATTGGAGCTCTTCCGGTGTAAGACCGATACAGTTGGGGGCCGCGGTGCTCCCCCATTGACCGTCGGGGGCGAAATTCGTCAGTTGTCCCCTTCCCTGCTCTTGGATCACCCGGGCCAGCTTCGAGTTAAAACAGCAGTAGACGTTGGCGCGCTGCACGCAGCCGACCAGCGGCCAGCGGGTTTTGCAGTAATCGCCGATGAAATGACAGCTCTCCGCATCGCGCAGTGTATTCGTCCGCCACTCGTTCTCGGTGCAATACTCCCGGAAGATCAGAAAATCTTCCCGCGCGTTGTCGCAGCAATCAAAGAACGATGTTCCCGCCCCCGCGGGCCGGCACTCCCCTGGCGTTCCGTTAAAGATGTAGAGAGGACCGAGACACATTCCGCTGCTTGGATCGACTTGCCCGTCGTTCTGGTAGGCGGTCATGTCCGGGGTCACGGTTTGGGGGGGATTCGCGGTCAGATCGATGCACCGGTTCGACGAGCACTGATAGGCGCCATTGTTGTTCATGCAGCTGTATTCTCCTCCGAGGGGACAGGTGGAGTCCCCCTCATAACATTCGTTTCGATTGCTGTCATAGGTTCCGACTGCGCACTGAGGCGGGGCTTGACAGACCCCGGCGGCGCTATCGAGGAGATACCCGCTCGGGCAGCCATCATAGGGCCGCTCCCATTGGGCTGAATAGCAGCGATCGTCCTGAAGATTGAAGCAGAATCCCTCCCCGAACCACTCGCTGCCGGGCTGGAGCCGAACCGCTGCCGGCGCAATTGCGTATGTAAGACGAACGTGTTCTTTGAGGTAACCTGCGGCGGCCTGTCGATTCGCTTGGGGTCCGGACTGGCTCGCACTCCACCAATTTCCTCCGGAAAAGTCCGAGGAGGAGCTCCAAGCACCTCCGGTCGTCAGGCTCCAATAGGTGGTCCTCGCCACGGTGCTGCTGGCAATCGCCAATCCGTTTTCCTCAAAGGATCGGATCATTTGAGGACCGCCCGGATTGGTCACCGTGAGGTCGTATAGACCGTCATCGGTCAAATCGATTTGTAATCGGAACGCCCAGAGGCCGGATTGTCCCACCAGTTCCATAAAGAGCCACGGCCTCCATACCTGCTGAATCGGCGCCTCGCATCGATCCGAATTTCCATTGATGCCGCCGCCGGGGGGGCAGATCGGCTGTCGATAGGTCGCAGTGCAGCCGACGGCGCCGACGGGACAGAGCGGACCCTCCGGTGTGTTCATGCACTGACCGCTCTCCGCACTTCCGGTGGTCGCGCCGTCCCCGTTGAGGTCCTGGCCGCAGACTAAGTTTTGAGCGGCAGCGGATGAGAGGGATGAAGCAAGAAACAAGAAAATCGACAGGATCGCCTCGGCCATCATCCCCGCCGATTTAGGTTGTACGCTCTCTTCGGAGTGCGGCGTCATCGTCATCGGGAATGCCCCCAGTGGCGATCCATTCTCTCTTTTAAAATGTTCTTCAGAACCACCGCGTCTCCGTATGCTTGAACAGAGTCTCTCTCCAGCGCTGTTTTGAGCGTGAGTTTCAGCCAGCTCGAAATCGTCGGATCTCTCATAATGTCTCTGATCTTTTTGTCGAATCCGTTCACATTGAACCCTACCGTCTCACGCCGCTGCTGCAGATCAAATCCTCACCCGCCCGTTCCAAGGCACTCATCAGAGCCGCCGCCTCCGCGAATTCATCGATGCACTGGCAGTCTTTGAGGAGCTCTTCCCCGGGCCCGGCCGGACACGAACCGCCGCCGCAGCTTCTGTAGAAAAACTCATAGCTCTGGGTCGAGGTCCGGAACTGGCCGGTGTGCCCCGCCGCGCCCGCGTCTGTATCCTGAATCGGACGCCTGGTTTTACACGCCATCTCGCATCCCGCAAACGTGGCTCGCGCCGGCGTTCCAATCGAGCCGCCGATGCTGACCCAGCTTCCATTCTCATCCTGCCTGAAATCCTGAAAGCGGACGGAGGCGCTCTGATCGGTCACGCTCTGCGTCACGGAGGACATTCTCCGGCGCGCGTCATCGAAATTGAAACCATCGCCGATCCGACATTGATAGGAGCGCGTTTTCTCCCACCAGGCGCGGCAGATGTGGTAACTCGACGCCGATCCGTTTAACGTCACGCAGGATTCGATCGGAGAGAGCCCTGTCGGATTGAAAATGCGAAAAGTCGCGACGCCATCGACGATTTCCTCCCGAAGGGAGCATTCGGGGTCTGAATCGAGCGCGCTGCAGCTGTCGGTGGTCGCCTCTGAGAGGACGTCCGACCGTCGTGTACAGAGCCGGTAGTAGTCGTAGCTGTCATAGGTACACCGATCGAGCCCATCGCGTTGGCTTCGATTTCGGAAAGACTCCGCCGAGGTGCCCAGGAATACCGCGCCTTCCGGAACGGAAGCATGCGGGGCGGCGGCCGGCGGGTTGCAATAATCCGAGACGCGGGAGCATCGGCAGTCGTTGTTGCCGCGAAACGTTCCGCTGAGGACCTTTAAGATCACCGTCTGCTCATTCGACTGCAGCGCCCCGGCCGGGGGAGGAAACTGACAGAGAGTGTTGACCGAAGCGACGTTCACCGACCGCTCCAGGCGACACCGGCGTATTTCCGCGGTCTGATCCCGCGCGGCCGGGGAAGTCGTCAGCAGCGGATAGGCGCTCCCCGGATCGGCCGACTGCGCGGCGAGTTCCGCATCGAGCGCGCCGGCGATCGCGACCGGGTCATTGAATAGGAGCTCGCGCGCGACGGTCGCCGGCGCCGGCGTGCAGGACCCGGCGTTTTGACCGAAATAGGTGATTGCGCTCCCATCAATGCGGACATCGCTGATAGCGTAGTTCGGATTGCTTTTCTGAAGAGCGCCGACAACACCCCCGCCCAACGTGGTGAGAATCGATCCGAGATTCGAAAAGGCAAGGTTGTTTCCACAGCTGGCATTGATACAGAAGCAGCCGCCCAGCGCGGTCGGAGTCGCGTTTTGCAATCCAGCCCGCCCATCGCTTCCGGCGGTCCAGCGATAATACCGGCAGTTGTTCCAGGTGCCTGGATCGCAGGAGATGATTCCGTTTCCGCAGATTCCCGATACACCGAACGGAACCTGGTAGGAGGCGTCTCCGGTCCCATCCAGGTCGGTGTCCTGGCCGATGATCACCTGGGAGAGATCTCCTGTCGCGGAGGGGACGGCCAGAAGATTCAGGAATTCCGTCGAAGCGGGGCAGGAGAGCCGGGAGGTAAAATTCTGCCTGCCATCGAGCGTGGTCATCGGAGTGTTTCCGAGGAGCGGATTCGTGAATTCTTGCAGCCCTTGGAGGGTGCCGAGGCGATCCAGCGCGAGGCGGCCGGCCGCATCGCCCGACGCCGCGGGGTTTTGTGCGAAGGTCCAGGAAGCGGCGAGCAGCAGCGTCATCATCGCGCTCAGGAAGGCTTCTGAAAAACAACCCTTCCGATTGCGAGCCGCCGAAGCTATCGGGTTTCTATTTTCCTCACACGATTCGAGCCGGATCATCTTTGTCCTCTGCTATTGCATGTTCACAAGACCTTTGGAGAAGTGATAGGCGCCGAGGATCGGATGCTGGGCCATCTGCCCCACCAATCGCTTCTCCAACTCCACGGTCTTCTGCCACGTCTCCAACTGTTTATGGAAATTGTCATACCGGCTGATCGTCAACTCGTAGCCGGCGCGGGTGACGCCGCCCATTCTCTGGCGCATCATTCGGGCGTCCTCCCCATTCAGCGGATCCCGATCGGAGCGCCCGGCGGTCTCAAGACGCGCCACCCCTCGGTAGAATTCGGTGGCGATCGCCGAGAGCGTCTCATAGGCGAGCTGGGTCGAGAGAATGTTGATTAATTCAACGCGCAAGGTGCTGATATGCAGCGGCTGAATGGAGAGGAGGTTGATTAATTTATACAGCGGCATTCGAAATGCGTTCAGAAATTGGAGGTCATCGGACACCAGCGCCTGACGATTGACCAATTTGTCAAAGATGCTGTCCATCCGGACGCCGACCCGGCTGCAGAGGGTCTGGAGCGTAACCGTCACCGGCGTCGGAACGCTTGCGATAATCTGATAGCCGGGTAGATCCACACTGACTTGGGTGCACTCCCCGGGATTGCTCCCCCAAATCCATTGACTGATTAATGCGCTAAAATCCCCGCCCAGGGCCGATTCCGAAAGGACCATCGGGGTGATCCCCCGGCTTTGGGAGAGATCGGTCGGGAATATCGGAATGACATCTCCGATCAGGTATCGGAGGAAATACTCGGTCGGTCCGTCATTGAAGTAGGTATCGGCCAGGGCGCGCGTCAGCAGCGGCTGTCTGAAGTTATAGTGAACGCAGGCCGGATTCGCCGGATCACAGCCGGCGGCGGTCAAGGTTTGCTCAAAATCCTGGACGAATCGGCTCGCCGAGGAGAGCGACTCGTTGACCCCCCGCAGCCAGCTGCTCTCCTGCCCGCCGATAATGCGCTCGTTGATCGTATTTCCGACCAGCTGTCCGGTGGCGCCGCCGAGCGCCTGTGCCGCCTGGCAGCTGGTCATGTTCAGGCCGTTTATGGAATTGGCCAGCGACGTCAGCGTGGTCGCGGCGGTCTCGCACTGCTCGCAGACGGTCGCCAAAGCGACATTGAAGGCGAAGGCCGGGGCCGCGGCGATCACCTGCTCGAGGAAGTCGACCAGGTGTTCCTGATTGAAGTAGCTAAATCCCCCGAACGTAATATCGATTCCCCCACATCCCGCTTTCAGCCGTGGGGGGGTCACCTGAAAGGGCTGGAAGACCATATTGGGGGTGCGAAGATGAAGGCCGCCTCCCCAGAGAAAATTCCGCTCCTGGGATTGCACGGCCGTCGGATTCTCCACCTCGATGACCGCGTTATCGAGAAATTCCTGCATCGATCCGGCATAAGCCGCCGCGGCGCCGAGGTCGAGGAGCAGGCAGATCGCCACGATGTTAATGAATAAGCGATTCATCTTTGATCTCTCCTAAAAGATAAAGGCCGAATAAGACCGATCGCTTTAACTCGTCGAGCGTGTGGAGTCCGATTCCGATTCGCTGCCAGAGCGCCTGGTCGTTGCGATTGAGCACGATAAACAGGTCCGGCACCGGGCGCACATCGAGCTTCTGAGCGAGCGAAGGTTTCTGCTGAATATCGATGTATTGGACATCCCACCCGTAGGTCCTCGCGAAGAGCTCGATCACCGGCACCTGATCCTTACAATAAATGCATCCTTCTTGAACCATCACCACCAAGCCGGTTTTCTGACCGGATCCTCTGAAGATTTCCTCCGAGGCGTCCTGTTTGAATCGGGTCTGCGCTTCTTTTGCATAGGCCGAGGTGGGAATACCGGCAATCCGGGAGGCGAGCTCCGGATCGGTCTTCGCCAGCAGCTTCGTCGTGTCGGTGAAGCGCTGGGCCTTGTCCACGAGCCAGTTTTTGTACCTCATATATTCCCGTACATTTTTCTCGGACGGGCGCATCACCGCGATTTTACGACTCTCTCTCTCCAGCCGGTTGATTTCGTCCGGATCGAGCCGATCGAGAATCTCCCATGGGATTTCAACCTCCTCTTTTTTGAGCAACCGGTGCTGATTCCCGCCTTCCGAAAGGGGGGTGTCTTCTTCATTTTTCTTCTCTTCCATGTCGGGACAGAGCCGCTTCCAATACCAGCCCTGAGGATTGCTTTCATAGAAATAGCTCTTATCCCCGCAGGTGGATGCCGCCGCCTCGGCACCGATCAAACCGAAAATGAGGGAGATTAGCAGTAAGATCGACATTCGCGCCTCCCCTGTAGCAGGCCGCATGCAGACGGCCTGCTACAGGCATACTCGTTCTTGATTACATCGTCAGCGTGTATCGCGCGTTGACCACGGCAGGCCAAACGCCGACCGTCAATGCCAGGACGAACGCCACGATACCGGGAACGATATAGGCGTTCACAAAGGAGACCAACGCGACCACGATCAAGAGCACGCCCGCCAGTTTGCCCCATCCTCCCTCCAGCCCGTCCGTGATCATGGTCCAGAGCGAGTCGACTTCGGTTCCCCCCGTTCCGGCCCAGGCATGGTTGAGGAGCGGATCGAATAAAAGTCCAACCGCCACCACCGCAAGCAGGGCCAAAACACTCATTCTCATAAAAGATTCTTCACGCGATTTCATCGAATGTCCTCCTTGTTTTTCTGTTTTTAAGGAGGGGGATCTCCCCTCCGTTCTCTGCAGGCCGAGCCGATCCACCTTCAGGAAGGGCCGTTCTGCAGTAGCGTTTCGATCTGCGGGATGTTTGCGCCGTCGACCCGATGTTTGTTGATAAAGAAGACCGGGGTGCCCCGCACCCCCATCTCTTCGGCGATCGCTTTGTGGTCGTCGAGGATCTCCGTGATCATCGGATCGTTGCAGACCTCATATTTCCGGTCATCCAGATCCCCCGAGAAGACCTCGTCGTACGCCGCTTTTTTGTCTGCGGCGCAGAGGATGTATTTCGACTTACGCTCCGCGTCGGGATGAATTTCCTTGATGGGGATTAAAAAGATGTACCGGGTCAGATCGCCCTGTTTTTTAAGAAACCGGGAGCTTTTTCGGCAGTAGGGGCAGTCCGGATCGAGGAACTCGATGACGATATTCTTTCCCGTTCCGATGCGGATGGCCTTGTCGATCGGGAGGCGATCGAGCTTCGCCGCGGCCAATTCCGCCCTGCGCGCGGCCGAGAGGTTTCGGCCCTCCTTTGTGATCATCTCGCCGAAGAAGCGATGATCGGTTTTCGGATCATAATAGAAGACGCGGCCTTCCTCGGTGACCACTTCATAAAGCCCCTTCATGGGCGCCTCCTGAACGCTTGCGACCTTCACCCCCGGAAAGCGTTCTTTGAGTAACTGCTCGGGCGCGCTTGTTTTGTTTGCATAGGCGACATTGACCGTCCCTCCCAGGAACGCCACGGATATCACCCAGCCCGACATCATCGAATAAAACACAAACGGCATCTTCGTCATCGGAACCTCCCTTCTTAAGATTTCCCCTATTCGGAATTTCCCATCTCGGGTACCGCGTTGTCCATCTCTGTATCGTGTGATCACGACCCTATCAAATCGAAGGGGGTCAGTTTCCTGTCATTTTGGACCCCCCTTCTTTTTCCATTAAGAAATGCATTGCAGCCGCTCTGTGCCTAGCGAATCTGCTTTTTTGAGGGGGGGGTCCAAAATGACAGTGAAGCGACCCTCCCCGATTTAATAGAATACGGGCCAGGTCTCTTGGCGCGAGATGAACTCCCCGCCGCTGCTTTGAAATGCGGACCAAGAGGCGATTTTGAATCCAGGGGCTGACGGTAAAGCGCGTGGCCATACGCTGCCTCGTCACCGAGATACGGCGGAGAGGCGCGAATCTGATCTGGAAGGGACGATCGATCTTTGGGATCTCTCTCCCGACGACTCAATGAGAAGGAGCGATGGAGCGGATGATCTCCGAAGAGGCGCTAAAGGATATCGATCCATTTTTCTTGGTTTTATTCGGAGTCGGGTTTCTGCTTCTGCTTTTGATCCCCTTTCTCAAGAAGAGATCGAAACGGGGCACAGGCCGTTTTGCAACGATTCTCGAAATAATGCGCCCCTTCGGCAATTGGACAAAGTGGCCTTTAAACGCGCTGGGATCTATCCTTGTTTATCTTTTGCTGCTTCTAATGAGCGCGGCGGCTTTGTTCATCCATCAAGGCGTTGCTCCATTCAAGCAAGGAGTTAAACTGGCCGCGGTCGCGATCGCGCTGTGGGTCGTGGCGGCTGTTTTTTACCGATTCCTGAGCACCGCTTTTTTCATTCGAGTCAATTCATGGCCTTTCGGTGAAAGAGGACTTTTGGGAATGCGGGTGGAACTCACCCTTTCAGAAAAAGACAGATATGAGCACATCTTGGTGGAAGGAAGAGCGGGCGCCGGTAAGACATCCGGTTTCATGATCCCTGGATTGCTAAAAGATGCAGAGGGGAAATGTTCCGTCGTGGCCCTCGATGTCAAAGCCCCCGAGATCTATGACACCGTCGCCGGATACTGGAATAAACATGGGAAAAAGGTGATTCTCATCGACCCCTATCATAAGGAGGGGATCGGGTTTGAACCGCTGGCCGCTTCCATCGGAGGCGTCGCCCTGGCGAGACTCGAGCAGATGGTCTATGGAAAACCGAATACGCGCGCGGACGAGCAGAGCAAATATTTTGACGATCAGGAAAGGCGCCTCTTCCGGCTTTACTGTACGCTGGTGCAGACCTTTACCGATCCGACGCAGGTGAATCTTCCCATTCTCTATCAGCTAGGCGTCAGGGGAATCAAGGTTCTGGAAGAAGCGGTGCAGTACTGCAGAAATGAGAAGGTGCAGGAGGAGTTTCAGCTTTTCTCCGAGAGCAAACATCGGCTGCCGGAGCTTCTCGCCGGCATGTTGAACAAATTGGATTTCCTCAGCGATCCCGAGATCTCCGCGGCATTCTCGAGATCCGATCTTGATTTGGAGATACTTTTTCGTGAGCCGACCCTCCTGATCATCGCCAGTCCGCAAAGCAATCCGAAAGCCCGCTTGGCCGCGGCCGTCGTCCTCAGAGCCCTGATGCTGAAGGTCTATGAGCGTCCCAATCGAAAAGAGGGAGAGGGCCTCCCGCTCTTTCTCTACCTCGATGAGTTCTACAATATCTATCTTCCGGACATGCCCGATTTCGTCGTCACGGCACGCTCGGCTCGCGTCGGGGTCGCGACCTTTTATCAGACGGATGAGCAACTCGATCAATACGAGCGCCACGAAAAGGCTTCGCTCCAGGCCAATCGTAAATTCGAAGTCTATTTTCAGGGGCTACCGATAAAGAAATGCAAGGAGCTCTCTGAACGTATCGGGAAGACATTAATCAAGGTGAAAGAGCGATCGCGATCCTTTCTCCGGGGCAATCAGGTCCGGATCACCGAACGAGAGGCGGACTTATTGAGTCCGGACGATATCCAGAATCTGGCTGATCACAAAGCGCTCTGCTTCGTCGCCGGGGTTCGTCCGTTCCTTGTCAACCGTCTGATGGCGCACAAAACGCGCCGCTACAAGAAAAAGCTGAATTTTCCTCCCGCGCCCTATCGTCCTACCCCGGAGCCGTTGATCGCACCGGCATTTCGGGACCTTCCGGAGCCTCCGGCCTCCGGGCCCGGTGCTCCGCCGGCCGGCTGGCCGAAGCCGCCGGAGGAGACCGGTCAGCTCTATCAGTTCTAGATCAGCTCGCCAACTTCTTTTGAATGGGGGTGATCATGCCACAGCCTGTCAATGCATTCTCGGAGGTGAAAGAACGCGCCGACATCCTTGAGATCGTACAGTCCGAAACAGGCCGGATCGTGAAGGGGAGAGGAAACCGCCGCTTTTTAGAGGAGTGTCCCTTCTGCCACGGGCACGGCTGTTTTAAGATCGATCTTCAAAAGCAGCTGTTTAACTGCTTTCAATGCGCGGATGGAAAGACCGGAGGCGATGTATTTGACTTTGTGTGCAAGCTGAAAGGATGGGACAAGGCCATCGCCTTAAAGGAGCTCGCAACCAGGGTGGGCTATCAGCTCCCGGAGCGGCGCGCGAACCGAAAGCGGGATCTGCGGGAGGTGATCATGGCCCAAGCGAAGGCCGACTGGGCGCTGCCCGAAGCGAAAGAGGCTTGGGACTATTTGATCATCGAACGACAGCTTTCCCCCGAGGTCTTGCAGAAACACGATATCGGATACATCAGGGACCGGACCGATTTGATCCGGCTTCTGGTGAAGGAAGGCTTCAGCATCGATGAGATCAAAGCGACCGGCATCCTGACGCGGGACTATGGTGATTTCTATCGAATCCTCATTGGATGGCGGAGTTTACAGGGGCGGGTGATGGGATTCGTAGCGGCGGCGACATCGGCGCGGCTTCAATCCGTTCCACCTGAGCAGATGGATGACTTCCCTAAATACAAGAATTGCGTCGATTTTAAGGTGGATGCCCCCTTCAACCTCTACTACGCCAAACATTGGGTTCCGGAGGACGGGA
The Candidatus Manganitrophus noduliformans DNA segment above includes these coding regions:
- a CDS encoding TrbC family F-type conjugative pilus assembly protein, with protein sequence MRSRIFEQAGRGTPHSILSRRGLLIMILSLLLLAVFIFGWRSEAGGEARAIEFEPQSGCDQIEAIEGESIYLRSASFECDLAAGKLTARLDPSVAVIRIYVNGKFWRAQYVGSSDPESLRQSMNEAKIGANRLTVPENLTTREMEERAGRSVDSFRSDETQDRIKRGQEAIGRRFHPDASDSLNREIPARPPAGILPSSERIYLFISSSLPQETLRTYAAALARLHDPNIVMVLRGYVGGMKRSKPLQEFAMGILLKNPDCLAHKTACERFSVRLEIDPNLFRRYNIHQVPALVYVPSIRVSEDSGGEGLIENAEVGTYYHIDGDASFEFLIGQIQEKSGSGALRRIATALQSERIAE
- a CDS encoding TraU family protein; amino-acid sequence: MKLSRLEKNSHDRRFGFRSVDLMKTRRYHILLFAAALALCLAGHTAMAAPSGTPMNPVKEVCWNCIFPIKIGGITAIPGDMPDPPDAEFVPCICPAPPPVFFRPGIPISFWEPRRLVETVKDPYYFPALGASFANPSNGFFGGANSRVGSQQHAGVSTFAQAHYYIFPVWAILELLVDYVCVEHSGFDLAYITEIDPLWNNDMLAFMINPEALLFANPVSQLSCIADSVAANSGLPLSALFWCMGSWGSAYPLTGHVNEDAYIQANAAIAARMIYKLSRELLVCDAGINLCACVPTPIWVKHNYRIQMAKPVRDSTCQPIGRSSLIWGSMKNPPFRAGGNVNDNFLWVIFNRRKCCAL
- the traN gene encoding conjugal transfer protein TraN, which codes for MTMTPHSEESVQPKSAGMMAEAILSIFLFLASSLSSAAAQNLVCGQDLNGDGATTGSAESGQCMNTPEGPLCPVGAVGCTATYRQPICPPGGGINGNSDRCEAPIQQVWRPWLFMELVGQSGLWAFRLQIDLTDDGLYDLTVTNPGGPQMIRSFEENGLAIASSTVARTTYWSLTTGGAWSSSSDFSGGNWWSASQSGPQANRQAAAGYLKEHVRLTYAIAPAAVRLQPGSEWFGEGFCFNLQDDRCYSAQWERPYDGCPSGYLLDSAAGVCQAPPQCAVGTYDSNRNECYEGDSTCPLGGEYSCMNNNGAYQCSSNRCIDLTANPPQTVTPDMTAYQNDGQVDPSSGMCLGPLYIFNGTPGECRPAGAGTSFFDCCDNAREDFLIFREYCTENEWRTNTLRDAESCHFIGDYCKTRWPLVGCVQRANVYCCFNSKLARVIQEQGRGQLTNFAPDGQWGSTAAPNCIGLTPEELQYIDFSQVALPLDGVVPRGDIAVQQEIGNKIDAFYRNLQP
- a CDS encoding conjugal transfer protein TraH, producing MNRLFINIVAICLLLDLGAAAAYAGSMQEFLDNAVIEVENPTAVQSQERNFLWGGGLHLRTPNMVFQPFQVTPPRLKAGCGGIDITFGGFSYFNQEHLVDFLEQVIAAAPAFAFNVALATVCEQCETAATTLTSLANSINGLNMTSCQAAQALGGATGQLVGNTINERIIGGQESSWLRGVNESLSSASRFVQDFEQTLTAAGCDPANPACVHYNFRQPLLTRALADTYFNDGPTEYFLRYLIGDVIPIFPTDLSQSRGITPMVLSESALGGDFSALISQWIWGSNPGECTQVSVDLPGYQIIASVPTPVTVTLQTLCSRVGVRMDSIFDKLVNRQALVSDDLQFLNAFRMPLYKLINLLSIQPLHISTLRVELINILSTQLAYETLSAIATEFYRGVARLETAGRSDRDPLNGEDARMMRQRMGGVTRAGYELTISRYDNFHKQLETWQKTVELEKRLVGQMAQHPILGAYHFSKGLVNMQ
- the traF gene encoding conjugal transfer protein TraF; translation: MSILLLISLIFGLIGAEAAASTCGDKSYFYESNPQGWYWKRLCPDMEEKKNEEDTPLSEGGNQHRLLKKEEVEIPWEILDRLDPDEINRLERESRKIAVMRPSEKNVREYMRYKNWLVDKAQRFTDTTKLLAKTDPELASRIAGIPTSAYAKEAQTRFKQDASEEIFRGSGQKTGLVVMVQEGCIYCKDQVPVIELFARTYGWDVQYIDIQQKPSLAQKLDVRPVPDLFIVLNRNDQALWQRIGIGLHTLDELKRSVLFGLYLLGEIKDESLIH
- a CDS encoding DsbC family protein, whose protein sequence is MTKMPFVFYSMMSGWVISVAFLGGTVNVAYANKTSAPEQLLKERFPGVKVASVQEAPMKGLYEVVTEEGRVFYYDPKTDHRFFGEMITKEGRNLSAARRAELAAAKLDRLPIDKAIRIGTGKNIVIEFLDPDCPYCRKSSRFLKKQGDLTRYIFLIPIKEIHPDAERKSKYILCAADKKAAYDEVFSGDLDDRKYEVCNDPMITEILDDHKAIAEEMGVRGTPVFFINKHRVDGANIPQIETLLQNGPS